From a region of the Gemmatimonas aurantiaca genome:
- a CDS encoding DMT family protein, giving the protein MSGLLSSPIFRTVLLLTASNVFMTFAWYGHLKNLSDRPWVIAALVSWGIALFEYLLQVPGNRIGATALSLPQLKMLQEAIALTVFVPFAVFYMKQPVKLDFLWAGLCIMGALYFMFRGATPGA; this is encoded by the coding sequence ATGTCCGGTCTTCTTTCCAGCCCGATCTTCCGTACTGTCCTGCTGCTCACCGCGTCCAACGTCTTCATGACGTTCGCCTGGTACGGACACCTCAAGAACCTGAGTGACCGGCCGTGGGTGATCGCGGCGCTGGTGAGCTGGGGGATCGCGCTGTTCGAGTATCTGCTGCAGGTGCCCGGCAATCGCATCGGCGCGACGGCACTCAGTCTGCCGCAGCTCAAGATGTTGCAGGAAGCCATCGCGCTGACGGTGTTCGTGCCCTTCGCGGTCTTCTACATGAAGCAGCCGGTGAAACTGGACTTCCTGTGGGCGGGCCTGTGCATCATGGGGGCGCTGTACTTCATGTTTCGCGGGGCTACGCCGGGCGCCTGA
- a CDS encoding TetR/AcrR family transcriptional regulator, which yields MSTAEIRSASLARRERQKAETRQAILDAARELFVADGVEATTMRAIAARIGYTPTAIYHHFRDKDALIMELCLADFSALGTALYGIGRIEDTVERMRRMALAYTDFALANPSQYRFMFMTEHGHTFDDEVGSLEKAPEEDAYLFLLDSVKEGMQHGVFRPELDNPDAIAQMLWSGIHGVVSLWFTHRNNTHINLLDPRAGVERICDVMMRGSLRNPG from the coding sequence ATGAGCACTGCAGAAATCAGGAGCGCCTCCCTGGCTCGGCGTGAGCGGCAGAAGGCCGAAACGCGACAGGCCATCCTGGATGCCGCCCGGGAGCTGTTCGTGGCCGATGGCGTCGAGGCGACCACCATGCGCGCCATTGCCGCCCGCATCGGCTACACGCCCACCGCCATCTACCATCATTTCCGCGACAAGGATGCGCTGATCATGGAGCTGTGCCTGGCGGACTTCTCCGCCCTGGGCACCGCGCTCTACGGCATCGGACGCATCGAAGACACGGTGGAGCGGATGCGCCGGATGGCGCTGGCGTATACCGACTTTGCGCTGGCAAATCCGAGCCAGTATCGCTTCATGTTCATGACAGAACACGGACACACGTTCGACGATGAAGTCGGCAGCCTTGAAAAAGCGCCGGAAGAGGACGCCTACCTCTTCCTGCTCGACAGTGTGAAAGAAGGCATGCAACACGGGGTTTTCCGCCCCGAACTCGACAATCCCGATGCCATCGCCCAGATGCTCTGGAGTGGCATCCACGGGGTCGTCTCCCTGTGGTTCACCCACCGGAACAACACCCACATCAACCTGCTCGATCCGCGGGCCGGCGTCGAACGCATCTGCGACGTCATGATGCGGGGCAGTCTCCGAAACCCGGGATGA
- a CDS encoding TolC family protein, protein MAGLLLACTSPMAGAQTTAPAGESARTILDGYVNEAIAANLALAQQTAALRRANAGVKEANGRFLPSLGLNARYSEFSGVINIGDFINPAYAALNQLIGQERFPTDIAATLPLRQETKLELALPLFNDALFASRAAARAQRDLIGAGRATAMRQLAADVQLAWLGYATASRAVETLDATVPVLEEHLRVSQRLIDAGQATPDVLLRARAERSELQQQLDDARRQRDAARRAVNLLRNKDTDAEVRLAADSSLLPVDTLALDALIANAMTRREELAQARGGIQLARAQERLATSAFLPSLSLGASYGVQGDRYRFDRNNDVGLASLVLSWNLFNGTQDAARREQARALRSEAEYRQMEAQRAIHMQVENAIDAVRVARAGVTSADDRLNAAQRAFTLVQRRYAEGLATPVDFLSARSAFTAAAINQVITRFTLASRLVELERAAALRSLPD, encoded by the coding sequence TTGGCAGGACTGCTCCTCGCCTGCACATCGCCAATGGCCGGGGCGCAGACCACGGCCCCGGCCGGCGAGTCGGCCCGGACCATTCTCGACGGCTATGTGAATGAAGCCATTGCCGCCAATCTCGCGCTCGCCCAGCAGACCGCGGCCCTGCGTCGCGCCAACGCCGGCGTGAAGGAAGCCAATGGACGTTTTCTCCCGTCCCTGGGTCTCAATGCCCGCTATTCCGAATTCAGCGGTGTCATCAACATCGGCGACTTCATCAATCCCGCCTACGCCGCGCTCAATCAGCTCATTGGCCAGGAGCGTTTTCCCACCGACATCGCCGCGACTCTGCCGCTGCGTCAGGAAACCAAGCTCGAACTCGCACTCCCGCTCTTCAACGATGCACTCTTCGCCTCCCGCGCGGCGGCACGCGCGCAGCGGGATCTGATCGGTGCCGGTCGCGCCACGGCCATGCGCCAACTCGCCGCCGACGTGCAGCTCGCCTGGCTGGGATACGCCACCGCGTCCCGCGCCGTCGAGACACTGGACGCGACGGTGCCGGTACTCGAAGAACATCTGCGTGTCAGTCAGCGTCTCATCGACGCGGGCCAGGCCACACCCGATGTCCTGCTGCGGGCCCGGGCCGAACGCAGCGAACTGCAGCAGCAGCTCGACGACGCCCGCCGTCAGCGCGACGCCGCGCGGCGTGCTGTGAATCTGCTGCGCAACAAGGACACCGACGCCGAGGTGCGTCTCGCCGCGGACAGTTCCCTGCTGCCGGTGGACACGCTCGCGCTCGATGCCCTGATCGCCAACGCCATGACCCGTCGCGAGGAACTCGCCCAGGCACGAGGCGGCATCCAGCTCGCCAGGGCACAGGAGCGCCTCGCGACATCGGCGTTTCTGCCGTCGCTCTCCCTCGGCGCGAGTTATGGCGTGCAGGGCGATCGCTATCGCTTCGATCGCAACAACGATGTCGGATTGGCCTCACTCGTGTTGTCGTGGAATCTCTTCAACGGCACGCAGGACGCCGCCCGCCGGGAACAGGCGCGGGCGCTGCGCAGTGAAGCCGAATACCGGCAGATGGAAGCACAACGCGCCATTCACATGCAGGTGGAGAATGCCATCGACGCCGTGCGGGTGGCCCGCGCCGGCGTCACCTCCGCGGACGATCGCCTCAATGCGGCGCAGCGGGCGTTCACCCTCGTGCAACGTCGTTACGCCGAAGGTCTCGCGACGCCGGTGGACTTTCTCAGCGCCCGTTCGGCGTTCACCGCCGCGGCCATCAATCAGGTGATCACCCGTTTCACCCTCGCTTCCCGACTGGTGGAGCTCGAACGCGCCGCCGCATTGCGATCGCTGCCGGACTGA
- a CDS encoding efflux RND transporter periplasmic adaptor subunit translates to MSTHSRFLRPTMYLPAALLPVLTACGDRPSADTADANTSTTLPTPVSIAPVSAQPTASPVVATGTFGSRDEIPLAFKIGGVIERVTVDEGATVRRGQVLAALDLREIDAAVTKAQVGVDKAQRDHARITRLAADSVATLAQLQDATSALDAARADLATARVNREYAIVTAPEDGIVLHRLGTPGSTVGPGQSVLTLGGSKRGRVMRAGLTDRDALRVRVGDKATVRFDAIPDRNFTGSVVLLGRAADARTGTFAVEVALAGSDALPSGLVGQITIAVAGTSLAASVPVDALVEADRDSATVFTVADTTSQGAHIARAQRVRVSRLSGAYAAVDGLEAGALVITRGAPYVTDGARVRVVSEATLDSTVRAASTAASATAPQAPTRDKAGIQP, encoded by the coding sequence ATGTCCACACATTCCCGCTTTCTGCGTCCCACGATGTATCTGCCCGCGGCTCTGTTGCCGGTCCTCACCGCCTGTGGAGACCGTCCGTCCGCCGATACCGCTGACGCCAATACCAGCACCACATTGCCCACGCCGGTCAGCATCGCGCCGGTGAGTGCCCAGCCCACGGCCTCTCCCGTCGTGGCCACGGGCACCTTCGGTTCCCGCGACGAGATCCCACTCGCGTTCAAGATCGGCGGCGTGATCGAACGCGTGACGGTGGATGAAGGCGCCACCGTGCGGCGCGGCCAGGTGCTTGCCGCACTCGATCTGCGCGAAATCGATGCCGCCGTGACCAAGGCGCAGGTGGGCGTCGACAAGGCCCAACGTGACCACGCGCGCATCACGCGTCTCGCCGCCGATTCCGTGGCCACCCTCGCCCAACTGCAGGACGCCACCTCCGCACTCGATGCCGCCCGGGCGGATCTGGCCACGGCCCGCGTGAATCGCGAATACGCCATCGTCACTGCGCCCGAAGACGGTATCGTCCTGCACCGGCTCGGCACACCGGGCAGCACGGTGGGGCCCGGCCAGTCCGTGCTCACACTGGGGGGCTCGAAGCGCGGTCGTGTCATGCGCGCCGGTCTCACCGATCGGGATGCGCTGCGTGTGCGTGTCGGTGACAAGGCCACAGTGCGTTTCGACGCCATCCCCGACCGCAACTTCACCGGTTCGGTGGTGCTGCTGGGACGTGCCGCCGATGCCCGCACGGGCACCTTCGCCGTCGAAGTCGCGCTTGCCGGCAGCGACGCGCTGCCCAGTGGCCTCGTCGGACAGATCACCATCGCCGTGGCCGGCACTTCACTCGCCGCATCGGTGCCGGTGGATGCCCTGGTCGAAGCGGATCGTGATTCGGCCACCGTTTTCACCGTGGCCGACACCACGTCACAGGGTGCACACATCGCCCGCGCACAGCGTGTGCGTGTGTCCCGGTTGAGTGGCGCCTATGCGGCGGTCGATGGTCTCGAGGCCGGCGCGCTGGTGATCACCCGCGGCGCGCCCTATGTCACCGACGGTGCGCGGGTGCGGGTCGTGAGCGAGGCGACACTCGATTCGACGGTGCGCGCTGCTTCGACCGCGGCTTCCGCTACTGCCCCGCAGGCCCCCACGCGTGACAAGGCGGGGATACAGCCGTGA
- a CDS encoding efflux RND transporter permease subunit: MNPLSKLTEFSVKRWQFTVLLFLMFAALGVSSWIAIPRAEDPDFPVPIFTTVAVYPGASPEDMEQLVTDPIEKQIKTLTNIRKLESTSSDGVSVVNVEFDSDVDAERKYDQVLREVNALRPSLPAALTRLDVQRNENSDITVFQVALVAPSAPYAQVDDIAKRVEDALERVPGVKRARRAAAPPREMQVTLDLGRLARLGITPAQVLNALGSDNTQIPGGSVDVGTRRYNVATTGRYRTASDVERTVIAGANGAVVRVQDVATVSWGDGDAVHLGRWNGQRAMWVTVAVQKGQNVSAVKQNVWAELDRLERTLPSGITLARGFDQSENVDRRLARLGEDFVIAILLVLVTLLPLGTRASIIVMVSIPLSLAMAVTMLHITGYSLNQLTIVGFVIALGLLVDDSIVVVENITRFLRNGYTRTAAAVEATKQIGVAVLGATGTLIFAFVPLLFLPGLPGKYIRSLPIAVVYAVVASLFVSLTIIPFLASRLMPRTDSAHGNRALQWLDGLIHRTYAPLLGRAMARPWATLGISALLIVGAFALVPAVGFSLFPKAGTPQYHVDIATPDGTSLAETNRAVTYAEQLISAHPLTRAVMANIGKDNPMVYYNVFQRAEAPNRAQLLVLLKEYDNTRTPRMLDSLREKLALYPGARIELKEFENGPPIDAPIAMRVEGTNLDTLQRIAAQYEAVLQRTEGTQYVNNPVRLRRSDLQLVVDKQKAGLLGVPNVEVERTLRLGIAGLETGTIRAENGEEYPLVVRIAHDGRPTPDALERIFVSSVTGAMVPLSQLASTRFDASPTIIAHKDRQRSVTVTSYVRSGYNTDAVTRTVISRLDSIALPTGYTLHPAGEIESREESFGGIGSAIIVAVFAILAILVLEFRDFRTTLVVASVIPLGVVGGIVALLLSGYTLSFTAMIGFVALVGIEIKTSILLVDFTDQLRHEGVPLDEAIRRAGEIRFLPIVLTTLTAIGGLLPLAVQGSGLYSPLAWVIIGGLVSSTLIARLVTPVLYRMLAPALEPTTAS; encoded by the coding sequence GTGAACCCCCTCAGCAAACTGACCGAATTTTCCGTGAAGCGGTGGCAGTTCACAGTGTTGCTGTTCCTCATGTTCGCGGCGCTCGGCGTGTCGAGCTGGATCGCCATCCCGCGGGCGGAAGATCCCGACTTTCCGGTGCCCATCTTCACCACGGTCGCGGTCTATCCCGGCGCCTCGCCGGAAGACATGGAGCAGCTGGTCACCGACCCCATCGAAAAGCAGATCAAGACGCTCACCAACATCCGCAAGCTCGAAAGCACGAGCTCCGACGGGGTTTCGGTGGTGAACGTGGAGTTCGATTCCGATGTCGACGCCGAACGCAAGTACGATCAGGTGCTGCGCGAGGTGAATGCCCTGCGTCCGTCCTTGCCGGCCGCGCTCACGCGTCTCGACGTGCAGCGCAATGAAAACTCCGACATCACCGTGTTCCAGGTGGCGTTGGTCGCGCCCTCGGCGCCCTATGCGCAGGTAGACGACATCGCCAAGCGGGTGGAGGACGCGCTCGAGCGTGTGCCCGGTGTGAAGCGGGCGCGGCGTGCAGCCGCACCGCCACGCGAGATGCAGGTGACGCTCGATCTGGGTCGTCTCGCGCGACTCGGTATCACACCGGCGCAGGTGCTCAACGCCCTTGGCAGCGACAATACCCAGATCCCCGGCGGCTCCGTGGACGTGGGCACACGACGCTACAACGTGGCCACCACCGGCCGCTATCGCACGGCCAGCGATGTGGAACGCACCGTGATTGCCGGGGCGAACGGCGCCGTGGTGCGGGTGCAGGATGTCGCCACGGTGTCATGGGGCGATGGCGATGCCGTCCACCTCGGTCGCTGGAACGGACAGCGCGCCATGTGGGTGACGGTGGCGGTACAGAAGGGGCAGAATGTGTCCGCGGTGAAGCAGAACGTCTGGGCCGAACTCGATCGTCTGGAGCGCACGCTGCCCTCGGGCATCACGCTGGCGCGCGGATTCGATCAATCGGAGAATGTCGATCGACGCCTGGCCCGGCTCGGTGAGGACTTCGTCATCGCCATCCTGCTCGTGCTCGTCACGCTGCTGCCGCTTGGCACGCGGGCGTCGATCATCGTGATGGTGTCCATCCCGCTGTCGCTGGCGATGGCCGTGACGATGCTGCACATCACCGGCTACTCTCTCAATCAGCTCACCATCGTGGGCTTCGTGATCGCGCTGGGATTGCTGGTGGACGATTCCATCGTCGTGGTGGAGAACATCACGCGTTTTCTGCGCAATGGCTACACACGCACCGCGGCGGCCGTGGAAGCCACGAAGCAGATCGGTGTGGCCGTGCTGGGCGCCACTGGCACGTTGATCTTCGCCTTCGTGCCGCTGCTGTTCCTGCCCGGCCTGCCGGGCAAGTACATCCGTTCGTTGCCCATCGCGGTGGTGTACGCCGTGGTGGCCAGTCTCTTCGTCTCGCTCACGATCATTCCATTCCTCGCCAGCCGGCTCATGCCGCGCACCGATTCGGCGCATGGCAATCGGGCGCTGCAATGGCTGGATGGTCTCATTCATCGCACCTACGCGCCGCTGCTGGGCCGGGCCATGGCACGCCCATGGGCCACCCTGGGAATCTCGGCGCTGCTGATCGTGGGGGCGTTTGCGCTGGTGCCGGCGGTGGGCTTCTCGCTGTTCCCCAAGGCCGGCACGCCGCAGTATCACGTGGACATCGCCACGCCCGATGGCACATCGCTGGCGGAAACCAATCGGGCGGTGACGTACGCCGAACAGCTCATCTCGGCGCATCCGCTCACGCGTGCGGTGATGGCCAACATCGGCAAGGACAATCCGATGGTGTACTACAATGTCTTTCAGCGCGCCGAAGCGCCCAATCGCGCCCAGTTGCTGGTCCTCTTGAAGGAGTACGACAACACGCGCACGCCGCGCATGCTCGATTCGTTGCGTGAGAAGCTGGCGCTCTATCCGGGTGCGCGCATCGAACTCAAGGAATTCGAGAACGGTCCGCCCATCGATGCACCCATTGCCATGCGTGTGGAAGGCACGAATCTCGACACCCTGCAGCGTATCGCGGCCCAGTACGAAGCCGTGTTGCAGCGCACCGAGGGCACCCAGTACGTGAACAACCCGGTGCGCCTGCGCCGCTCCGATCTGCAACTGGTGGTGGACAAGCAGAAGGCCGGATTGCTGGGGGTTCCCAACGTCGAAGTGGAGCGCACCCTGCGCCTCGGGATCGCCGGCCTCGAGACGGGCACGATCCGCGCTGAAAATGGCGAGGAGTATCCACTCGTGGTGCGCATCGCGCACGACGGCCGGCCCACGCCGGACGCGCTGGAGCGGATCTTCGTGAGCAGCGTGACGGGGGCGATGGTGCCCCTCTCACAGCTCGCCAGCACGCGCTTCGATGCGTCACCCACCATCATCGCGCACAAGGATCGTCAGCGCAGCGTGACCGTGACCAGCTACGTGCGATCGGGCTACAACACGGATGCGGTCACACGCACCGTCATCAGCCGTCTCGATTCGATCGCGCTGCCGACTGGATACACGTTGCACCCCGCGGGGGAAATCGAGAGCCGAGAAGAGAGCTTCGGCGGCATCGGCAGCGCCATCATCGTGGCGGTGTTCGCGATTCTCGCCATTCTCGTGCTGGAGTTCCGGGACTTCCGCACCACACTGGTGGTGGCGTCCGTGATTCCCCTGGGCGTGGTGGGCGGGATCGTCGCGCTGTTGTTGAGCGGGTACACCCTGAGCTTCACCGCGATGATCGGATTCGTCGCGCTCGTGGGTATCGAGATCAAGACCAGCATTCTGCTGGTCGATTTCACCGATCAGCTGCGACACGAAGGGGTTCCGCTCGACGAAGCCATCCGTCGCGCGGGCGAGATCCGCTTCCTGCCCA